From one Brachypodium distachyon strain Bd21 chromosome 4, Brachypodium_distachyon_v3.0, whole genome shotgun sequence genomic stretch:
- the LOC100823111 gene encoding uncharacterized protein LOC100823111: MMMATGGGSRSPARALKRLAGALLAAARLRGSFSASKCKTEARMAAARMKLLRNRREAQVRKMRGDIAALLRDGREDTARIRVEHVIREQNIMAANEIVELFCELIVTRLPIIAKQKECPADLKEGICSLIFAAPRCSELPELSRMRDLFEKKYGKDFVAAAVDLRPNACVNNLLIEKLSVNKPSGQTKLKVLKEIAKEHQIDWDTAETEQDLLKPPEEMIQGPNSFAEASNMPMKTTLSANIVQPSPSNCSSGYADEYDNGGAMQFKDTIQFKDAASAARAAAESAAQAASAAKAAADLANKSAHSSDEDEDEDDDWKTTLRESTNSSRRQSMSNTSRSSRKENVVSFDDIKSQGSTWRRLSGSNHVEDKDTDVVDLGTGKMRRRSSRAARKVHSEIKFDDSEGWNSEAGDESDAEIQSMERPPPPRRESHPGNHHSEEKEPEDDFPDPPKANSTSRVHPNMPLDFETLTARFEALRSSGKLP; the protein is encoded by the exons atgatgatggccaccggcggcgggtCCAGgtcgcccgcgcgcgcgctgaAGAGGCTGGCCGgcgccctcctcgccgccgcgcggctCCGCGGCTCCTTCAGCGCCTCCAAATG CAAGACAGAGGCGCGGATGGCGGCCGCCCGGATGAAGCTGCTGCGGAACCGGCGGGAGGCGCAGGTGCGGAAGATGCGCGGGGACATCGCCGCGCTGCTCCGCGACGGACGGGAGGACACCGCCCGCATCAGG GTTGAGCATGTAATTAGAGAACAGAACATTATGGCAGCGAATGAGATCGTTGAACTTTTCTGCGAGTTGATTGTTACACGCCTTCCCATCATTGCCAAACAGAA GGAATGTCCAGCAGACCTGAAAGAAGGCATCTGCAGTTTGATATTTGCAGCTCCAAGGTGCTCTGAACTCCCTGAGCTCAGTAGGATGCGTGACCTCTTTGAAAAGAAGTATGGTAAAGATTTCGTTGCTGCTGCAGTTGATCTGCGCCCAAATGCTTGTGTTAATAACCTT CTAATTGAGAAGCTGTCAGTTAATAAGCCTTCTGGGCAAACTAAGCTGAAAGTTCTGAAGGAGATTGCAAAGGAGCATCAAATTGATTGGGATACAGCTGAGACTGAGCAGGATCTTCTCAAACCTCCTGAAGAGATGATT CAAGGGCCTAATTCATTTGCTGAAGCTTCCAATATGCCCATGAAGACTACTCTATCAGCAAATATTGTGCAACCTAGCCCATCCAATTGCAG CTCTGGATATGCTGATGAGTATGATAACGGGGGTGCTATGCAATTCAAAGATACTATCCAATTCAAAGATGCTGCTTCAGCTGCTCGAGCAGCTGCGGAATCTGCTGCTCAAGCAGCATCTGCTGCCAAGGCTGCAGCTGATCTTGCCAATAAGAGCGCCCATTCatctgatgaagatgaagatgaagatgatgactGGAAGACTACTCTTCGTGAGTCCACCAATTCTAGCAGACGACAATCAATGAGCAACACAAGCAGATCCTCCAGGAAAGAAAATGTAGTTTCCTTTGATGACATAAAATCCCAAGGAAGCACATGGAGGAGATTAAGTGGATCAAACCATGTGGAAGATAAAGACACTGATGTAGTTGATTTGGGTACTGGAAAGATGCGCAGAAGGAGCAGCCGTGCTGCTCGTAAGGTGCACTCGGAGATAAAGTTTGATGACTCGGAGGGATGGAATTCAGAGGCAGGGGATGAAAGTGATGCCGAGATACAGTCCATGGAAAGGCCACCACCTCCCAGAAGAGAGTCTCACCCAGGAAATCATCACTCCGAAGAGAAAGAACCAGAAGACGATTTCCCTGACCCGCCAAAGGCAAACAGCACTTCCCGTGTTCATCCAAACATGCCTCTGGACTTCGAAACTCTGACTGCACGCTTTGAGGCACTGAGATCATCTGGAAAGCTTC